A region of Lycium barbarum isolate Lr01 chromosome 3, ASM1917538v2, whole genome shotgun sequence DNA encodes the following proteins:
- the LOC132633881 gene encoding acid phosphatase 1 isoform X2: MMKQIREVVMLLVLTLCAKLTASSAVSMPIRKWQQTEESYCLSWRLGVETNNIRAWRIVPNQCLRYVQSYMMLGQYERDIDLIIDQVMDYVNDDVVLSNDGFDAWILDVDDTCLSNLFYYQGKRFGGDPYDPKGFNEWALKGVCPAIPAVLRLYNKLIRSGFRVFLVTGRSEATLGQTTLYNLHSHGFLGYERLILRADEYNGLSGIVYKSDIRKKLVEEGYRIWGNIGDQWSDLQGENIGNRTFKLPNPMYFVP; encoded by the exons ATGATGAAGCAAATAAGGGAAGTAGTGATGCTTCTTGTGCTGACCTTATGTGCTAAATTAACAGCAAGTAGTGCTGTATCCATGCCGATAAGGAAGTGGCAGCAGACGGAGGAGAGCTATTGCTTGAGCTGGAGATTGGGCGTGGAGACTAACAACATACGTGCATGGCGCATTGTTCCAAATCAGTGCCTGCGTTACGTTCAAAGTTACATGATGTTGGGTCAATATGAACGTGATATTGATCTAATCATTGATCAAGTTATGGATTATGTTAATGATGATGTTGTTCTATCTAACGATGGCTTTGACGCTTGGATCTTAGACGTTGATGATACTTGTCTCTCCAATCTCTTTTATTACCAAGGCAAAAGATTCGG GGGCGATCCATACGATCCAAAGGGGTTTAACGAATGGGCATTAAAAGGTGTATGCCCAGCAATTCCAGCTGTACTGAGATTGTATAACAAGTTGATTAGAAGTGGATTTAGAGTGTTCCTTGTCACTGGTAGAAGTGAAGCAACACTTGGACAAACCACCCTTTACAATCTGCACAGTCATGGATTTCTTGGCTATGAACGTCTCATTCTAAG GGCTGATGAGTACAATGGATTGAGTGGAATTGTTTATAAGTCAGATATAAGAAAAAAGTTGGTAGAAGAGGGGTACAGGATATGGGGTAACATAGGAGACCAATGGAGTGATCTTCAAGGAGAGAATATTGGCAATCGAACCTTTAAACTTCCCAATCCCATGTACTTTGTCCCTTAA
- the LOC132633881 gene encoding acid phosphatase 1 isoform X1: MAFFTNFKINKGGVIWEMMKQIREVVMLLVLTLCAKLTASSAVSMPIRKWQQTEESYCLSWRLGVETNNIRAWRIVPNQCLRYVQSYMMLGQYERDIDLIIDQVMDYVNDDVVLSNDGFDAWILDVDDTCLSNLFYYQGKRFGGDPYDPKGFNEWALKGVCPAIPAVLRLYNKLIRSGFRVFLVTGRSEATLGQTTLYNLHSHGFLGYERLILRADEYNGLSGIVYKSDIRKKLVEEGYRIWGNIGDQWSDLQGENIGNRTFKLPNPMYFVP, from the exons ATGGCATTCTTTACAAATTTCAAGATAAACAAGGGAGGAGTGATCTGGGAGATGATGAAGCAAATAAGGGAAGTAGTGATGCTTCTTGTGCTGACCTTATGTGCTAAATTAACAGCAAGTAGTGCTGTATCCATGCCGATAAGGAAGTGGCAGCAGACGGAGGAGAGCTATTGCTTGAGCTGGAGATTGGGCGTGGAGACTAACAACATACGTGCATGGCGCATTGTTCCAAATCAGTGCCTGCGTTACGTTCAAAGTTACATGATGTTGGGTCAATATGAACGTGATATTGATCTAATCATTGATCAAGTTATGGATTATGTTAATGATGATGTTGTTCTATCTAACGATGGCTTTGACGCTTGGATCTTAGACGTTGATGATACTTGTCTCTCCAATCTCTTTTATTACCAAGGCAAAAGATTCGG GGGCGATCCATACGATCCAAAGGGGTTTAACGAATGGGCATTAAAAGGTGTATGCCCAGCAATTCCAGCTGTACTGAGATTGTATAACAAGTTGATTAGAAGTGGATTTAGAGTGTTCCTTGTCACTGGTAGAAGTGAAGCAACACTTGGACAAACCACCCTTTACAATCTGCACAGTCATGGATTTCTTGGCTATGAACGTCTCATTCTAAG GGCTGATGAGTACAATGGATTGAGTGGAATTGTTTATAAGTCAGATATAAGAAAAAAGTTGGTAGAAGAGGGGTACAGGATATGGGGTAACATAGGAGACCAATGGAGTGATCTTCAAGGAGAGAATATTGGCAATCGAACCTTTAAACTTCCCAATCCCATGTACTTTGTCCCTTAA